The Algoriphagus sanaruensis genome window below encodes:
- a CDS encoding alpha/beta hydrolase: protein MNNLIKSGVLAFLLASSVTAFAQDGTIYPLENPAEPNAILLGTGGVDNQPAPETWFRQWGDPMARNISTATLTPFLPEPGKGNGTAVIVAPGGGFSWLSMGNEGWEVAEALAKQGIAAFVLKYRLNPTPPSLEDFSAWMNRPRTAPAPSSAATAGTPAPRPPQRDLSNQLEDAEAAYAMIVNRAQEWGVDINRIGMIGFSAGAGLTMHATLNSKSMKLAFIGPIYGGMGPVEVPADAPPMFNVIASDDFLYNGQSGIIESWYKAGRPVEFHLYQNGGHGFGLGNPNRTSNRWFDAFMHWLDVNQFLAKK from the coding sequence ATGAACAACCTTATCAAATCTGGCGTACTCGCCTTTTTGCTGGCCTCCTCTGTAACAGCATTTGCCCAAGACGGGACGATCTATCCTCTTGAAAATCCCGCAGAACCTAATGCCATCCTTCTCGGAACAGGAGGAGTGGACAATCAGCCCGCTCCTGAAACCTGGTTTCGGCAGTGGGGAGATCCAATGGCTCGAAATATTTCCACTGCTACCTTGACTCCCTTTCTTCCTGAACCTGGAAAAGGAAATGGAACTGCTGTAATTGTAGCACCGGGAGGCGGATTTAGCTGGCTATCTATGGGAAATGAAGGCTGGGAAGTAGCTGAGGCGCTTGCCAAGCAAGGAATTGCAGCCTTTGTATTGAAATACCGACTCAATCCAACTCCTCCATCTTTGGAAGACTTCTCCGCTTGGATGAACCGTCCTCGCACCGCACCAGCACCCTCTTCAGCAGCAACAGCAGGAACTCCCGCCCCAAGACCTCCACAGCGAGACCTTTCCAATCAATTGGAGGATGCGGAAGCTGCATATGCCATGATTGTCAATCGGGCTCAGGAATGGGGAGTGGATATCAATCGAATCGGAATGATCGGCTTTTCAGCCGGCGCTGGACTGACGATGCATGCGACACTAAATTCCAAATCGATGAAATTGGCCTTCATCGGACCCATCTATGGTGGCATGGGCCCTGTGGAAGTACCTGCCGATGCGCCGCCGATGTTTAACGTGATCGCTTCAGATGACTTCCTGTATAACGGTCAATCCGGCATCATCGAATCTTGGTATAAAGCAGGTCGCCCAGTCGAATTTCACTTGTACCAAAATGGTGGACATGGATTTGGACTCGGCAATCCCAATCGCACCAGCAATCGCTGGTTTGATGCCTTCATGCACTGGCTGGATGTAAATCAATTTTTAGCCAAAAAGTAA
- a CDS encoding SGNH/GDSL hydrolase family protein, which translates to MKISLKLLVVLFFFFISTTSLLAQDLTHLEALKGSPNYGKSVAVFGGSVSVIPPSDSAKVMWEKYLNLKITNFGVPGAGFSSLQGKSLQQQVDEAGVFDIYVLWASTNDYTNKREIGEYTDYTEFDGFNEQKLTTQAGGINYCIKKIYEKNPDAIIYFFTSSKAFINRASYDPFVENGMVQYVDMQKKICALHGIPVLDQFEVAGFNTYNQGKFYRDPIHMNYLGYQKLGELQVSFLAFPK; encoded by the coding sequence ATGAAAATATCTCTCAAATTACTTGTTGTACTTTTCTTCTTTTTCATCTCCACCACTTCCCTGTTAGCACAGGACTTAACCCATTTGGAAGCGCTTAAAGGCTCCCCGAATTATGGAAAATCTGTTGCGGTATTTGGAGGTTCGGTATCCGTAATTCCACCGAGTGACAGTGCCAAAGTCATGTGGGAAAAATACCTTAACCTCAAAATCACCAATTTCGGAGTCCCGGGAGCAGGGTTTTCTTCTCTTCAGGGAAAGTCCCTTCAGCAGCAGGTGGATGAAGCGGGCGTTTTTGACATTTACGTTCTCTGGGCATCCACCAATGACTACACCAACAAGCGGGAAATTGGCGAGTACACCGATTATACGGAATTCGATGGGTTCAATGAGCAAAAGTTGACCACACAAGCTGGGGGGATCAATTATTGCATCAAAAAAATCTATGAGAAAAATCCAGACGCCATCATCTATTTCTTTACCTCCAGCAAGGCTTTTATCAATCGAGCTTCCTATGATCCTTTTGTTGAAAATGGAATGGTACAGTATGTAGACATGCAGAAAAAAATCTGCGCCCTTCATGGAATCCCGGTTTTGGATCAATTTGAAGTCGCAGGATTCAACACCTACAACCAAGGTAAGTTTTACCGAGACCCCATTCACATGAACTACTTAGGGTATCAAAAACTAGGAGAGCTCCAGGTTAGCTTTTTGGCTTTTCCAAAATAA
- a CDS encoding ATP-binding protein yields the protein MLIYRHIVAAIEAMIPKYPIIALTGPRQSGKTTLLKSLFKGYRYVSLENPDYRNFAETDPNGFLSEYDHQVIFDEVQRVPALFSYLQSKVDEKSPETGIYVLSGSQNFHLMERITQSLAGRVAIFKLFPLDNQELQRAGLLAEDYLNQMVKGFYPAIYDKDIPSKTFYSNYIQTYINRDVSELIAVRDMRLFQNFLALCAGRAGQLLNLNSLANEAGISQPTAKAWLSALEHSYITFQLYPYHKNFNKRIIKTPKLYFYDTGLLAHLLKIQQAEQLTADPLKGAIFENMVIADYVKQMHHRSDLSDIWFWRDSSGNEVDLIIDQGLEKTIVEIKATQTIMSNLLEGLGKYEAISDEKITQKILVYGGDQVQSRTMADVVPWSRFRVGN from the coding sequence ATGCTGATTTACAGACATATAGTGGCAGCAATTGAGGCAATGATCCCGAAGTATCCGATCATTGCTCTGACCGGACCAAGGCAGTCAGGAAAAACCACCTTGCTAAAGAGCCTCTTTAAGGGATACCGATACGTTAGTCTCGAAAATCCAGATTATAGAAACTTCGCCGAAACGGACCCCAATGGATTCCTAAGTGAATATGATCACCAGGTGATCTTTGACGAAGTGCAAAGAGTTCCCGCACTTTTTTCCTATCTACAAAGCAAGGTGGATGAGAAAAGTCCCGAAACTGGCATCTATGTACTTTCTGGTTCGCAAAATTTCCACCTTATGGAGCGCATCACCCAAAGTCTGGCTGGAAGGGTCGCTATCTTCAAACTTTTTCCTTTGGATAACCAAGAACTGCAACGGGCGGGACTATTGGCAGAAGACTACCTAAACCAAATGGTCAAAGGCTTTTATCCTGCCATCTACGATAAGGATATTCCCTCGAAGACCTTTTATAGCAACTATATCCAAACCTATATCAACAGAGATGTGAGCGAACTGATCGCTGTAAGGGATATGCGGCTTTTTCAAAACTTTCTGGCATTATGTGCCGGTAGGGCTGGACAACTGCTCAATCTTAATTCCCTTGCCAACGAAGCCGGAATTAGTCAGCCCACGGCAAAGGCATGGCTATCTGCCTTGGAACATAGCTACATCACTTTCCAGCTGTATCCCTATCATAAAAACTTCAACAAGAGAATCATCAAGACTCCAAAACTGTACTTCTACGATACGGGATTGTTGGCACATTTGCTGAAAATCCAACAAGCTGAACAGCTCACAGCCGATCCTTTGAAAGGGGCGATATTCGAAAACATGGTCATCGCTGACTATGTCAAGCAGATGCATCACCGAAGCGATCTATCGGATATCTGGTTTTGGAGAGACTCTTCAGGCAACGAAGTGGATTTGATTATTGATCAGGGTCTGGAAAAAACGATCGTGGAAATCAAAGCAACCCAAACAATTATGTCAAACCTGCTGGAGGGATTGGGGAAATATGAAGCGATTTCTGATGAAAAGATCACCCAAAAGATTCTGGTCTATGGAGGGGACCAAGTTCAATCGAGAACCATGGCGGATGTGGTTCCCTGGAGTAGGTTTAGAGTGGGCAATTAA
- a CDS encoding PVC-type heme-binding CxxCH protein: MKKPILALAALGLLTFSCDTTKPQLTQEQYDALTDEQKRSVEFALDGIEVLDDRLQMTLFASEPMLTNPTNMDIDDRGRVWITEAYNYRIQLNPKNPTKAEGDRILILEDTDGDGQADKSTVFYQGTDINAALGIAVFGNKVFVSVSPNVFVFTDENGDDVPDKKEVLFTGVGGVQHDHGMHAFTFGPDGKLYFNYGNEGKGLHYADGSPILDPLGRPVSSETAPYQEGMVFRCDPDGSNPEVLAWNFRNNYEVAVDSYGRMWQSDNDDDGNRSTRINFVMDYGNYGFKDEITKADWRTRRVNMEDSVWRQHWHLNDPGVVPNLIQNYAGSPTGILVYEGKLLPEEYQNQVIHADAGPNVIRMYPVQPSGAGFTGEVVKILDGNKRDNWFRPSDVTVAPDGSLFISDWYDPGVGGHAVGDLDKGRIYRLAPKRAQYKIEKPKYNTDEELVELLQNPNRAVHFNAFMALKKKGTEARGILEKMYGLENSRMKARAFWLLIHMPNGEEFIRNAAKDSDENIRVAAVKAYRIKGMKDHSFLQSMAADPSDQVRREVAVAIRYEDASDVWLKLAEGYRSGDRWYLEALGIAAEFRWDSYLPTYLAKIGQGWSNSAEAKDLIWRSRSAGTPALLEELILAENSPEDHRYYRALDFQTADLKNQTLKNLLAKGQNEDQVIILRQAAFDSKNPDVQLLNLSKAKAGEIADDRDFLEIVRKYQLKDQKERLLALVYQEENRGLANQSAGLFASLYGMGEIEQAMKNSDEVKAIAAIRKFGAVDTPDMATLLSKFWKNDQASTAVRTAAMEEAKGYQSEPFLWEMAKTDQIPSDLLPIAQKILMSSWNGNIRVLALEKYGDSIAQGYDLIKMMSAKGEVEKGKSIASTYCLACHKIGNEGVDFGPALTQIGGKLSREALINAIINPSEGMGFGYETQLVKFKDGKEIRCIVNSKTENDLIVKLVGSSDQTIYKLANITSITQLSESLMPAFPLSEQELVDLVSYLEGLK, encoded by the coding sequence ATGAAAAAACCTATTCTAGCCTTGGCCGCTCTTGGCCTGTTGACTTTTTCCTGCGACACCACCAAGCCCCAACTTACCCAAGAACAGTACGATGCCCTCACTGACGAGCAAAAACGCTCGGTAGAGTTTGCGCTGGATGGAATTGAAGTATTGGATGATCGGCTGCAAATGACCCTTTTCGCTTCCGAACCTATGCTCACCAATCCGACCAACATGGACATTGATGACCGAGGTCGGGTCTGGATTACCGAAGCCTACAATTACCGTATCCAACTTAATCCTAAGAATCCCACCAAAGCTGAAGGGGATCGAATCCTAATCCTCGAAGACACCGACGGGGATGGGCAAGCAGATAAATCTACTGTTTTCTACCAAGGTACAGATATCAATGCGGCCTTGGGAATTGCAGTCTTTGGCAATAAAGTCTTCGTCTCCGTCAGCCCGAATGTTTTTGTCTTCACCGACGAAAACGGAGATGATGTGCCCGATAAAAAAGAGGTCCTTTTCACCGGAGTAGGCGGTGTCCAACACGATCACGGCATGCATGCCTTTACTTTTGGACCTGACGGAAAACTCTATTTCAATTACGGAAACGAAGGCAAAGGTCTTCACTATGCAGACGGAAGTCCTATTTTGGATCCGTTGGGAAGACCGGTTTCTTCCGAAACAGCTCCTTACCAGGAAGGCATGGTCTTTCGCTGCGATCCCGATGGTAGCAATCCGGAGGTCTTAGCTTGGAACTTTCGAAATAACTACGAAGTGGCTGTGGACAGCTACGGTCGCATGTGGCAAAGTGACAATGACGACGACGGCAACCGCTCCACGCGGATCAATTTCGTGATGGACTACGGCAACTACGGATTCAAAGACGAAATAACCAAAGCCGACTGGAGAACCCGCCGTGTGAATATGGAGGACTCTGTGTGGCGTCAACACTGGCATCTCAACGATCCCGGAGTAGTGCCCAACTTGATTCAAAATTATGCGGGTTCGCCCACAGGAATTTTAGTTTATGAAGGCAAACTCCTTCCCGAAGAATATCAGAATCAAGTCATTCATGCCGATGCTGGACCGAATGTAATCCGGATGTATCCTGTTCAGCCCTCAGGGGCAGGGTTTACCGGAGAAGTGGTTAAGATTTTGGATGGAAATAAACGAGATAATTGGTTTCGCCCATCCGATGTAACAGTTGCGCCCGATGGATCTCTCTTTATTTCGGACTGGTATGATCCGGGAGTGGGAGGCCATGCTGTGGGTGATTTGGACAAAGGAAGGATTTATCGGCTTGCTCCCAAAAGAGCTCAATACAAAATCGAAAAACCAAAATACAATACGGATGAAGAGCTAGTCGAGCTACTGCAAAACCCCAATCGAGCGGTACATTTTAATGCCTTTATGGCACTCAAAAAGAAGGGAACTGAAGCACGTGGGATCCTCGAAAAAATGTATGGGCTGGAAAACTCCAGAATGAAGGCACGTGCTTTTTGGCTCTTGATTCACATGCCCAATGGAGAAGAATTCATTCGCAATGCCGCAAAAGATTCAGATGAAAATATCAGAGTAGCAGCCGTAAAAGCTTATCGAATCAAGGGAATGAAGGATCATTCATTCTTGCAAAGCATGGCAGCCGATCCTTCCGATCAGGTGCGTCGGGAAGTAGCGGTGGCCATCCGATACGAGGATGCTTCCGACGTGTGGTTGAAACTTGCCGAAGGCTATCGCAGCGGTGACCGCTGGTACTTGGAGGCCTTGGGCATCGCGGCGGAATTCCGTTGGGACAGCTATTTGCCTACCTATCTGGCAAAAATTGGTCAAGGTTGGAGCAATTCTGCTGAGGCCAAAGACCTGATTTGGAGATCAAGATCGGCGGGTACGCCAGCGCTTTTGGAAGAACTGATCTTGGCGGAAAACAGTCCGGAAGATCACCGCTACTACCGGGCTTTGGATTTCCAAACTGCCGATTTGAAAAACCAAACCCTCAAAAACCTCTTGGCCAAAGGCCAAAATGAAGATCAGGTAATCATCCTGAGACAAGCGGCTTTTGACTCTAAAAACCCAGACGTCCAACTCCTCAACTTATCCAAAGCCAAAGCGGGAGAAATTGCCGACGATCGGGATTTCCTCGAGATCGTCCGAAAATACCAACTCAAAGACCAAAAGGAACGATTGCTTGCCTTGGTGTATCAGGAGGAAAACCGAGGCTTGGCCAATCAATCAGCCGGACTTTTCGCTTCACTTTATGGTATGGGCGAAATTGAGCAAGCGATGAAAAACTCAGATGAAGTTAAGGCCATAGCCGCTATCCGCAAGTTTGGCGCGGTAGACACACCTGACATGGCAACCCTGCTCAGCAAATTCTGGAAAAACGACCAAGCTTCCACGGCTGTCCGTACCGCCGCCATGGAAGAAGCCAAGGGCTACCAGTCTGAACCTTTCCTCTGGGAAATGGCTAAAACAGATCAAATTCCTTCCGACCTATTACCCATCGCACAAAAAATCCTGATGAGCAGCTGGAATGGAAACATCCGAGTGCTTGCTTTAGAAAAATATGGCGATAGCATCGCTCAGGGCTATGATTTGATCAAAATGATGTCTGCAAAAGGCGAAGTGGAAAAAGGAAAATCCATTGCTTCCACCTACTGCCTGGCTTGCCATAAAATCGGAAATGAAGGCGTGGACTTCGGTCCTGCCCTAACCCAGATCGGTGGAAAACTAAGCCGAGAAGCCTTGATCAATGCGATCATCAATCCATCGGAAGGCATGGGATTCGGTTACGAAACCCAACTTGTCAAATTTAAAGACGGCAAGGAAATCCGATGCATCGTCAACTCCAAAACCGAAAACGACCTGATCGTGAAGCTCGTCGGTAGCAGTGACCAAACTATCTACAAGCTCGCAAACATCACCTCCATCACCCAACTCTCAGAATCCCTGATGCCAGCCTTCCCGCTAAGCGAACAGGAATTGGTGGATTTGGTGAGTTATTTGGAGGGGTTGAAGTGA